One part of the Blastocatellia bacterium genome encodes these proteins:
- a CDS encoding TonB-dependent receptor — protein sequence MRRLRRTKKLASAAIFLTAFALLFPITVPVAMAQATTGSLRGVVTDSTGAVIPDADVTATEAATGSDTKTKSNSDGLYNFPRLKPGVYTLVVQKQGYKKQEFQQVTISLGQDTSIDAALQAGQLTETVTVTASGEELIQKEQVQVSSTFEARKVAELPSNIAGAGIDTLALLSPGVIPGVGNVNGNGTTFSVNGNRARSNNFTIDGGDNNDLSLGGPNYFVDNQDIVAEFQVITNNFSAEYGRNQGAVVNIVTKSGTNAFHGTAFEYHRNRNFLDTLDNIEKRSGRSGPPPRIYNVFGGTIGGPIIKDRLFFFGSFQEIKDRISAFTQGANPTIAPEDLPKLETLPGYSSNPALQALRNLSAFAVPNAGGGTVTFRKDKPTNEFVTINGVPFHVLYPERTFPQQLNAPEFSARGDWRINNNNSVWYRQLYQKADNVNVNTSTASAGNMSNLPTNSKISSASWTSQISNTAVNEFKFIYNRLSVIFGGGCEGKFATCIPDPVTNLGQTLPNIAFTGIRSSVTNTSLQTIGPATNLPQGRVVTVYQFQDNFSKTLGRHQLKMGADIRKLTNSVPFLPNVNGAFTFNAIGSTTAAQGLIQNRPQRAIVAAGQVTIDYGETDQFYYLQDDWRIKDNLTLNLGMRYEYTGQPINTLNKLSVARESDPAQALWKQSLPLEARTEPQLPADKNNFAPRLGFAWRPRFGSGGLGKMLFGEQDKTVISGGYSIAYDPVFYNIMLNISTSSPMVFNSTTLNAGTGTVAFPLPGLNGQSVQDFATASGIVARNTYNPKFFNETLVTPNFHSPYSEQWSLRIQREIARNNVVEVRYVGTHGVSLFATHNGNPRIDRLKNGFTVGGVTFPGFPNLVPAGLTPQVAGQGGCVDDPATPAGILNEANTCVGRVLPQALLRIRDNTAQSIYHALQTRYDARIANQLNFGLAYTWSKALDNASEVFAFNDAIGSENPFDTNGNERGYSQFDRRHAFAANFIWDIPLLKNNHSLLGKLAGGWQLNGTYLLAQGQRFTPFSAWGPSFLGTGYTDVTWDSTFIGSVETNRPFYGNPKAPRETVGISQVDAKIVFGAPIADPKGFYDFAQINLGKVVAVTKDQVRYIVNGPGAAQLFNTPYGTVGRNNEAGPILNNINLGIYKNFKIREKMTFRLSMDAFNAFNHPNPSVGLIAGGAVPGTIVENAGINFNLYGESEYARRAIQIGAKFIF from the coding sequence ATGAGACGACTTCGCAGAACGAAAAAGCTGGCCTCAGCAGCTATCTTCCTGACGGCCTTCGCGCTCCTGTTCCCCATTACGGTGCCCGTCGCGATGGCGCAAGCGACGACGGGCTCACTCAGGGGAGTGGTGACGGATTCGACCGGCGCGGTCATCCCCGATGCCGATGTGACGGCGACGGAGGCCGCCACGGGCTCGGATACCAAGACCAAATCCAATAGCGATGGCCTCTACAACTTCCCCCGCCTCAAACCCGGCGTCTATACGCTGGTCGTTCAGAAGCAGGGCTACAAGAAGCAAGAGTTCCAGCAGGTCACGATCAGCCTCGGCCAGGATACCTCAATTGATGCAGCGTTGCAGGCCGGCCAGCTCACCGAAACCGTGACCGTGACGGCAAGCGGCGAAGAGCTGATCCAGAAAGAACAGGTGCAGGTATCGAGCACCTTCGAGGCGCGCAAAGTCGCCGAGCTGCCGTCGAACATCGCCGGCGCCGGCATCGATACGCTCGCGTTGCTATCGCCCGGCGTCATCCCTGGCGTCGGCAACGTCAACGGCAACGGCACGACCTTTTCGGTCAACGGCAATCGCGCCCGCTCGAATAACTTCACGATTGACGGCGGCGACAATAACGACCTGTCGCTCGGCGGCCCGAACTACTTCGTTGATAATCAAGACATCGTCGCCGAATTCCAGGTCATCACCAATAACTTCTCTGCCGAATATGGGCGCAACCAGGGTGCCGTCGTCAACATCGTCACCAAGTCAGGCACCAACGCCTTCCACGGCACTGCCTTTGAATATCATCGCAATCGCAACTTCTTGGACACGCTCGACAACATCGAGAAACGCAGTGGTCGCAGCGGCCCGCCGCCGCGCATCTATAACGTCTTCGGCGGCACCATCGGCGGCCCGATCATCAAGGACCGTCTCTTCTTCTTCGGCAGCTTCCAGGAGATCAAGGACCGGATCAGCGCGTTTACCCAGGGCGCCAACCCGACCATCGCGCCCGAAGACCTGCCGAAGCTTGAGACCCTGCCCGGCTACAGCAGCAACCCGGCCTTGCAGGCGCTACGCAACCTCTCGGCCTTCGCCGTCCCGAACGCCGGCGGCGGCACGGTGACGTTCCGCAAGGACAAGCCGACCAACGAGTTTGTGACGATCAACGGCGTCCCCTTCCACGTGCTCTACCCGGAGCGCACCTTCCCGCAGCAGCTCAACGCGCCGGAGTTCAGCGCCCGCGGCGACTGGCGGATCAACAACAACAACTCGGTCTGGTATCGCCAGCTTTATCAGAAGGCCGACAACGTCAACGTCAACACCAGCACCGCATCGGCGGGCAACATGAGCAACCTGCCGACCAACAGCAAGATCAGCAGCGCCAGCTGGACCAGCCAGATCAGCAACACGGCGGTCAACGAGTTCAAGTTCATCTATAACCGCCTGAGCGTCATCTTCGGCGGCGGCTGCGAAGGCAAGTTCGCTACCTGCATTCCTGACCCCGTCACCAACCTGGGCCAGACCCTGCCGAACATCGCCTTCACAGGCATTCGCAGCAGCGTGACCAACACCTCGCTGCAAACCATTGGCCCGGCGACCAACCTGCCGCAAGGCCGCGTCGTCACCGTCTACCAGTTCCAGGACAACTTCTCGAAGACCCTGGGCCGCCACCAGCTCAAGATGGGCGCCGACATTCGCAAGCTGACCAACTCGGTGCCGTTCCTGCCGAACGTCAATGGCGCGTTCACCTTCAACGCCATCGGCTCGACGACGGCAGCCCAGGGGCTGATCCAGAATCGCCCGCAGCGCGCCATCGTTGCCGCCGGCCAGGTGACCATCGATTATGGCGAGACCGACCAGTTCTACTACCTGCAAGACGACTGGCGCATCAAGGACAACCTGACGTTGAACCTCGGCATGCGCTACGAGTACACGGGGCAACCTATCAACACGCTGAACAAGCTCAGCGTGGCGCGCGAGTCCGATCCGGCGCAGGCGCTCTGGAAGCAGAGCCTGCCGCTCGAAGCGCGCACCGAGCCGCAGTTGCCGGCGGACAAGAACAACTTCGCGCCGCGCTTAGGCTTCGCCTGGCGCCCGCGCTTTGGCAGCGGCGGCCTCGGCAAGATGCTGTTCGGCGAGCAGGACAAGACGGTGATTTCGGGCGGTTATTCAATCGCTTATGACCCCGTCTTCTACAACATCATGCTCAACATCTCGACCTCGTCGCCGATGGTCTTCAACAGCACGACGCTCAACGCCGGGACCGGCACGGTGGCCTTCCCGCTGCCCGGCCTGAACGGCCAGTCGGTGCAGGACTTTGCCACCGCCAGCGGCATCGTCGCGCGCAACACCTACAATCCGAAGTTCTTCAACGAGACGCTGGTAACGCCGAATTTCCACTCGCCCTACTCCGAGCAGTGGTCGCTGAGAATTCAGCGCGAGATCGCCCGCAACAATGTCGTCGAAGTGCGCTACGTCGGCACGCATGGCGTTTCGCTGTTCGCGACCCACAACGGCAACCCGCGCATCGACCGCCTGAAGAACGGCTTCACGGTGGGCGGGGTGACCTTCCCGGGTTTCCCGAACCTGGTGCCCGCGGGGCTGACGCCGCAGGTGGCCGGCCAGGGTGGTTGCGTCGATGACCCGGCCACACCGGCAGGCATCCTCAACGAGGCCAATACCTGCGTCGGGCGCGTGCTGCCGCAGGCGCTGCTGCGCATTCGCGACAACACGGCGCAATCGATCTACCACGCGCTGCAAACGCGCTATGACGCGCGCATCGCCAACCAGCTCAACTTCGGCCTCGCCTATACCTGGTCGAAGGCGCTCGACAACGCCAGCGAAGTCTTCGCCTTCAACGATGCCATCGGCTCAGAGAATCCGTTCGACACCAACGGCAACGAGCGCGGCTACTCGCAGTTTGACCGCCGCCACGCGTTTGCGGCGAACTTCATCTGGGACATCCCGCTGTTGAAGAACAACCACAGCCTGCTCGGTAAGCTTGCCGGCGGCTGGCAGCTCAACGGCACCTACCTGCTGGCGCAGGGCCAGCGCTTCACGCCGTTCTCGGCCTGGGGGCCGTCGTTCCTGGGCACGGGCTACACCGATGTCACCTGGGACTCGACCTTCATCGGCAGTGTCGAGACCAACCGCCCGTTCTACGGCAACCCGAAGGCGCCGCGCGAGACGGTCGGCATCAGCCAGGTTGACGCCAAGATCGTCTTCGGTGCTCCGATTGCCGATCCGAAGGGCTTCTATGACTTCGCACAGATCAACCTCGGCAAGGTCGTTGCCGTGACCAAGGATCAGGTGCGCTACATCGTCAACGGGCCGGGTGCCGCACAGCTGTTCAACACCCCGTACGGCACCGTCGGTCGCAACAACGAAGCCGGGCCGATCCTCAACAACATCAACCTCGGCATCTACAAAAACTTCAAGATCAGGGAGAAGATGACCTTCCGCCTGAGCATGGATGCCTTCAACGCCTTCAACCACCCGAACCCGTCGGTCGGCCTGATCGCCGGCGGCGCGGTGCCCGGCACCATCGTCGAGAATGCCGGCATCAACTTCAACCTCTACGGCGAAAGCGAGTACGCGCGGCGTGCGATCCAGATCGGCGCGAAGTTCATCTTCTAG
- a CDS encoding TonB-dependent receptor, with amino-acid sequence MQAIRTFMAGTVGLTGALACRFFSRRLGALAVLFIFAASSTSGVLPALGQSLGTAGTVAGTITDPSGAVISSATVTLENRTTGYTRTVTTDQTGAFRFDNVPPNRYSLSVSANGFSPAQQIIDVRSSVPMNLGKIALAVSGTSASVEINAGEALIENVPSSHVDVDQSRIEKMPIRTPGNGLSDVVTQSAPGVAADSNGFFHPLGDHAESSISLDNQPITDQQSKAFSTQIPVNAIQSLEVVTGSVPAEFGDKASLVINAITRSGLGLNKPTGSLSALYGSFGSTQEEATFGFGGAKAGNFAAFNFERSGRFLDPPEPTPLHDEGKTFGIFDRLDYNPTASDALHLNLYFVRNFFQVPNTFDQEALGQNQRQLVHSINIAPGYVHTFNQSTLLTINPFYRLDTVKYFPSADPFSDETQTIAQSRRLNNIGVKADVAYNHGIHNAKVGVQIQHTLLTEGFQFGITDPGFNDPTSPDFIPDLLPFDLTRGGNLFTFHGHADIKQEAVYAQDLITLRNLALNLGLRYDNYDGISHGNLLQPRLGVSYNIKATNTVLRGSYTRHFETPYNENLVLSSATGANGLANGILGEAISEPLKPGRRNQFNVGIQQSLGRYFVIDGDYFWKYTRNAYDFNVILNTPITFPISWDKSKIDGVAVRLTLANYKGLSAYFTAGHTRARYFPPETGGLFFNSDLPAGVFRIDHDQAFQQTTQVQYQFHQFKRLMPYVAFSWRYDSGLVAGSVPDFATALTLTPDQQAQIGLFCGSVFATPTAGLTDCTDANRGATRVRIPADGTEDDDHNPPRIAPRHLFDLSVGTDNLFRTERTKVTLRLTAANLTNKVALYNFLSTFSGTHFVPPRAFQAQMGITF; translated from the coding sequence ATGCAAGCAATACGTACCTTCATGGCCGGAACCGTGGGATTGACAGGCGCTCTGGCCTGCCGCTTTTTTTCTCGAAGGCTGGGAGCCTTGGCCGTACTCTTCATCTTTGCCGCAAGCTCGACGAGCGGCGTTCTCCCAGCCCTGGGGCAATCGCTGGGAACGGCAGGCACCGTAGCGGGAACCATCACAGACCCCAGCGGCGCGGTCATCTCTAGCGCTACGGTGACGCTCGAAAACCGTACCACGGGCTACACGCGCACGGTGACGACCGACCAGACGGGCGCCTTCCGCTTCGACAACGTGCCGCCGAATCGCTATAGCTTGAGCGTCTCGGCGAACGGCTTCAGCCCGGCGCAGCAGATCATCGATGTGCGCTCATCCGTGCCGATGAACCTGGGAAAGATTGCTCTCGCCGTCAGCGGCACGAGCGCCTCGGTTGAGATCAACGCCGGCGAGGCGCTCATTGAAAATGTCCCCTCGTCGCACGTTGACGTTGACCAATCGCGGATTGAGAAGATGCCCATCCGGACACCCGGCAATGGCTTGAGCGATGTCGTCACCCAGTCCGCGCCGGGTGTCGCCGCCGACTCCAATGGCTTCTTTCACCCGCTCGGCGATCACGCAGAATCCTCGATCTCGCTCGACAACCAGCCGATCACCGATCAGCAGAGCAAGGCCTTCTCGACGCAGATTCCAGTTAATGCTATTCAATCGCTGGAGGTCGTCACCGGCTCGGTGCCCGCGGAATTCGGCGACAAAGCCAGCCTGGTCATCAATGCCATCACCCGGTCAGGCCTCGGACTGAACAAGCCGACCGGCAGCCTGTCGGCGCTCTACGGCTCATTCGGCTCGACGCAAGAAGAGGCGACCTTCGGTTTCGGCGGCGCCAAGGCGGGCAATTTCGCGGCCTTCAACTTTGAGCGCTCCGGTCGTTTCCTCGACCCACCGGAGCCCACCCCCTTGCATGACGAGGGCAAAACCTTCGGCATCTTTGATCGGCTCGATTACAATCCCACGGCCAGCGATGCGCTGCACCTGAATCTCTATTTTGTGCGCAACTTCTTCCAGGTGCCGAACACCTTCGATCAAGAAGCGCTCGGACAGAACCAGCGCCAGTTGGTGCATTCGATCAACATCGCCCCCGGCTACGTGCATACGTTCAATCAGTCAACCCTGTTGACGATCAATCCCTTTTACCGGCTCGATACGGTCAAGTACTTTCCGAGCGCCGACCCGTTCTCTGACGAGACGCAAACGATTGCCCAGTCGCGCCGTTTGAACAACATCGGCGTTAAAGCTGATGTCGCTTACAACCACGGTATTCACAATGCCAAGGTCGGCGTGCAGATTCAGCACACTTTGTTGACCGAAGGCTTTCAGTTCGGCATCACCGACCCTGGCTTCAATGATCCCACGAGTCCGGACTTCATCCCGGACCTGCTGCCATTCGACCTGACACGCGGCGGCAACCTGTTCACCTTCCATGGCCATGCAGACATCAAGCAGGAAGCCGTCTACGCGCAAGACCTGATCACCCTACGCAACCTGGCGCTCAATCTCGGCTTACGTTACGACAACTATGACGGCATTAGTCACGGCAACCTGTTGCAGCCGCGCCTCGGCGTCTCGTATAACATCAAGGCGACGAACACTGTCTTGCGCGGCTCGTACACGCGCCATTTCGAGACGCCTTACAACGAGAACCTGGTGCTGTCGAGCGCGACCGGCGCCAACGGTCTCGCCAATGGTATCCTCGGCGAAGCGATTTCCGAGCCGTTGAAGCCTGGCCGCCGCAATCAGTTCAACGTCGGCATCCAGCAGAGCCTCGGGCGCTACTTCGTTATTGATGGAGATTACTTCTGGAAGTACACGCGCAACGCTTACGACTTCAATGTAATCTTGAATACACCGATTACCTTTCCGATCTCCTGGGACAAATCAAAGATCGATGGGGTAGCGGTGCGCCTGACGCTGGCCAACTACAAAGGCTTGTCGGCCTATTTCACTGCCGGGCACACGCGGGCGCGCTACTTCCCGCCCGAAACCGGCGGCCTGTTCTTCAACTCCGACTTGCCGGCGGGCGTCTTCCGCATCGATCACGACCAGGCGTTTCAACAGACCACGCAGGTGCAGTATCAGTTTCACCAGTTTAAGCGGCTGATGCCGTATGTCGCATTCTCATGGCGCTATGATAGCGGATTGGTCGCCGGCTCGGTGCCCGACTTCGCCACGGCGCTGACATTGACGCCGGATCAGCAAGCGCAGATCGGTTTGTTTTGCGGCAGCGTCTTTGCGACGCCGACCGCGGGGCTGACCGACTGCACCGACGCAAATCGAGGAGCGACGCGAGTACGCATCCCCGCCGATGGCACTGAAGACGACGACCACAACCCGCCACGCATCGCGCCGCGTCACCTGTTCGACCTGAGCGTCGGCACAGATAACCTGTTCCGCACCGAGCGCACGAAAGTGACGCTGCGGCTGACGGCGGCCAACCTGACGAACAAAGTGGCGCTGTACAATTTCCTCTCGACCTTCAGCGGCACACACTTCGTCCCGCCGCGCGCCTTCCAGGCGCAAATGGGAATCACCTTCTGA